One genomic region from Prevotella sp. Rep29 encodes:
- a CDS encoding response regulator transcription factor → MEENLKILLCEDDENLGMLLREYLQAKGFEAMLCPDGEVGYKEFLKNRFDICVLDVMMPKKDGFTLAQEIRQVNTEIPIIFLTAKQLKEDILEGFKIGADDYITKPFSMEELVFRIEAILRRVHGKKTKEATLYNIGNFVFDTQKQLLSIGDKQTKLTTKENELLALLCAHANEILQRDFALKTIWIDDNYFNARSMDVYITKLRKHLKDDPQIEIINIHGKGYKLITPEEE, encoded by the coding sequence ATGGAAGAGAATTTGAAAATTTTATTGTGCGAAGACGACGAGAACCTCGGTATGCTGCTTCGCGAGTACCTCCAGGCAAAAGGCTTTGAAGCAATGCTTTGTCCTGACGGAGAGGTTGGTTACAAAGAATTCCTGAAGAACAGGTTTGATATCTGTGTCCTCGATGTAATGATGCCTAAGAAAGACGGATTTACACTGGCACAGGAAATCCGCCAAGTTAACACTGAGATACCTATCATCTTCCTGACTGCTAAACAGTTGAAGGAAGATATCCTCGAAGGATTCAAGATTGGAGCGGACGACTATATCACCAAGCCGTTCTCGATGGAAGAACTGGTGTTCCGTATTGAAGCAATCCTCCGCCGTGTACATGGAAAGAAGACCAAGGAAGCGACGCTTTACAATATCGGTAACTTCGTGTTTGACACACAGAAGCAACTGCTTTCAATCGGCGACAAGCAAACCAAGCTGACCACCAAGGAGAACGAATTGCTCGCACTGCTTTGTGCACATGCAAACGAAATCCTGCAGCGCGATTTCGCTTTGAAGACCATTTGGATTGACGATAACTATTTCAACGCCCGTTCGATGGATGTTTACATCACCAAGTTGCGTAAGCACCTGAAGGACGACCCGCAGATAGAGATTATCAACATCCACGGAAAGGGATATAAACTGATTACTCCGGAAGAGGAATAA
- a CDS encoding sensor histidine kinase KdpD — protein MKKMTIWIIATIMGFSFLGLLFLQIKYIDEMVEMKREQFDESVNRSLYQASRNLELNETLRYLEKDVKETRRKSAMNDSAEVGNWRSVNHTSFEEKTIRTKLGNMPKGIILRTDKHSASETSKAMQQIFRNRYIYQKSLLDEVIMSILYSASEKPLQERVNFKLLDQDLKAELVNNGINIPYHFTVTTQDGREVYRCPDYTEDGEEYTYSQVLFRNDPQSKMGVVKIHFPDMNSYIFSSVRFMIPSIIFTLILLVTFIFTIVVIFRQKRYTEMKNDFINNMTHELKTPISSISLAAQMLNDESVTKSPSTMKHLGNVINDESKRLRFLVEKVLQMSMFDRKKAVFKRKELDLNEMLENAAHSFQLRVEHTGGKISLDIEAVDSAIYVDEIHFANAINNLIDNAIKYKKPEQPLNLVIRTWNEKDRLNFSIADDGIGIKKDNQKKVFDKFYRVHTGNVHDVKGFGLGLAYVKKIIDLHDGEIRMESEYGKGTTFTISLPAIQEDANKSV, from the coding sequence ATGAAGAAGATGACGATTTGGATTATTGCGACCATCATGGGATTTTCATTCCTGGGATTGCTTTTCCTTCAAATCAAATACATCGACGAGATGGTTGAAATGAAGCGGGAGCAGTTTGATGAGTCTGTGAATCGTTCCCTGTATCAGGCATCGCGCAACCTGGAGTTGAATGAAACGTTGCGCTATCTTGAGAAAGACGTGAAAGAGACGCGGCGCAAATCGGCAATGAATGATTCGGCGGAAGTCGGTAATTGGAGATCTGTCAACCACACTTCATTCGAGGAGAAGACCATCAGGACAAAGCTCGGCAATATGCCGAAGGGCATTATCCTCAGGACAGACAAGCATTCGGCTTCGGAGACGAGCAAGGCGATGCAGCAGATTTTCAGAAACCGATATATCTATCAGAAGTCGCTGCTGGATGAAGTCATCATGAGCATTCTGTATTCAGCATCGGAAAAGCCGTTGCAGGAGCGCGTCAACTTCAAGCTGCTCGATCAGGACCTGAAGGCTGAGCTGGTGAACAACGGAATCAACATTCCTTACCATTTCACGGTGACAACGCAGGACGGACGCGAAGTCTATCGCTGTCCTGACTATACGGAAGACGGGGAAGAATATACCTATAGCCAGGTGCTTTTCCGTAACGACCCGCAGTCGAAGATGGGCGTGGTAAAGATACATTTCCCCGACATGAACAGCTATATCTTCTCCTCTGTGCGGTTCATGATACCTTCCATCATCTTCACACTGATATTGTTGGTGACCTTCATCTTCACCATCGTCGTCATATTCCGGCAGAAACGTTATACGGAGATGAAAAATGACTTCATCAACAACATGACGCACGAGTTGAAGACGCCGATATCAAGCATATCACTTGCAGCGCAGATGCTCAACGACGAGTCGGTGACGAAGAGCCCTTCAACGATGAAACACCTCGGAAACGTCATCAATGATGAGTCGAAACGTCTCAGGTTCCTTGTCGAGAAAGTGTTGCAGATGTCCATGTTCGACCGGAAGAAAGCGGTGTTCAAGCGCAAGGAGCTCGACCTGAACGAGATGCTGGAAAATGCTGCCCATTCATTCCAGTTGCGAGTGGAGCACACAGGCGGGAAAATCAGTTTGGATATAGAGGCGGTGGATTCCGCAATCTATGTGGATGAGATACATTTTGCAAATGCCATCAACAACCTGATAGACAATGCCATCAAATACAAGAAGCCGGAACAGCCGTTGAACCTGGTTATCAGGACCTGGAACGAGAAAGACCGGTTGAACTTCTCTATCGCCGACGACGGCATCGGAATCAAGAAAGACAACCAGAAGAAGGTGTTTGACAAGTTCTATCGTGTGCATACGGGAAACGTGCATGATGTGAAAGGTTTCGGACTGGGATTGGCATACGTCAAGAAAATCATCGATCTGCACGATGGTGAGATACGAATGGAAAGCGAGTACGGGAAGGGAACCACGTTCACCATCTCGCTCCCGGCAATCCAAGAGGATGCAAATAAGAGTGTTTAG
- a CDS encoding DNA translocase FtsK — protein sequence MATFFVLAGIFFVLLVLYILLKMFVNKQNSAPAPQEDGLSEEQHNWAATVGRLFGENYALDIREVYVKCGMPHDIAYSKNSELIDQNIPFEKGSEGDNVIKTYALAISKRYGLINLPLQEISADTYGLNLNKGEHIYHRINNVGLFQEKTTQMNFVYSGVRWQSGFLRAGSMNVIGNEITRFVQLDAGRLIFTNKRLIYVGAQKNVTKDIPLTNILYTTIYKDGVLVHQANKKPLLFTFTNNKDFEVYQIDDGMFEFMTVLARLQAGTEKQSLVEETNTSNGEKASVVLQLLKEKGCDPLLHDVILFLRDNGEFGNSTIQRNFSVGYNRACHIVEQLVSLNLVKDKENGKYELLPFTEEELSEILKGAAPIG from the coding sequence ATGGCTACATTCTTCGTTCTCGCAGGAATATTTTTTGTTCTTTTGGTGCTTTACATCCTTCTGAAGATGTTTGTTAATAAGCAGAATAGTGCTCCAGCCCCACAAGAAGACGGGTTATCGGAAGAGCAACATAATTGGGCTGCAACCGTCGGGCGATTGTTCGGAGAGAATTATGCTTTGGATATTCGTGAAGTATATGTTAAATGCGGTATGCCACATGATATTGCATACTCTAAGAACTCAGAACTCATAGACCAGAATATTCCTTTTGAAAAAGGTTCGGAAGGTGACAATGTGATAAAAACATATGCGTTGGCAATCTCAAAGCGATATGGCTTGATAAACCTTCCGCTTCAAGAGATTTCTGCTGACACTTATGGCTTGAACTTAAATAAAGGAGAACATATATATCACAGAATAAACAATGTAGGGCTTTTTCAAGAGAAAACCACTCAGATGAATTTTGTGTATTCAGGTGTTCGCTGGCAAAGTGGCTTCTTAAGGGCTGGTTCTATGAACGTTATCGGAAACGAAATAACACGCTTCGTTCAATTGGATGCAGGGCGTCTGATTTTTACGAACAAGCGTTTGATATATGTTGGCGCGCAGAAGAATGTGACAAAAGACATTCCTCTAACAAACATACTATATACGACAATCTATAAAGATGGAGTCTTAGTACATCAAGCCAATAAAAAACCATTGCTTTTTACTTTTACTAATAACAAGGATTTTGAAGTCTATCAAATTGACGATGGTATGTTTGAGTTTATGACTGTTCTCGCGAGATTGCAGGCGGGAACAGAGAAACAAAGCCTTGTCGAAGAGACAAATACCAGTAATGGGGAAAAAGCATCAGTGGTTCTGCAATTACTAAAAGAGAAAGGCTGTGACCCATTGCTCCATGATGTAATTTTATTCTTGCGTGACAATGGTGAGTTCGGAAACTCAACAATCCAAAGAAACTTCAGTGTCGGTTATAACAGAGCATGCCATATCGTAGAACAACTCGTTTCTTTGAATTTAGTTAAGGACAAAGAGAATGGCAAATATGAATTGTTGCCTTTTACAGAAGAGGAGCTGAGCGAAATCCTTAAAGGCGCAGCACCCATAGGCTGA
- a CDS encoding translation factor GTPase family protein, translating into MKVYQTNEIKNIALIGSAGSGKTTLAESMLFEAGIIKRRGSVEQKNTVSDYFPVEQEYGYSVFPTVFHVEWNNKKLNIIDCPGSDDFVGGAITALNVTDQALILVNGQYGPEVGTQNAFRNAEKLQKPVIFLINQLDKDSCDFDMVLNNMREIYGQKCVPVQYPIATGPDFNSLIDVLVMKKYSWKPEGGAPIIEDIPADQMDKATELHNALIEAAAENDEGLMEKFFAEEALTEDEMREGIRKGLITRSIFPVFCVCAGKDMGVRRLMEFLGNVVPFVEEMPKVKNAGGAEIAPDANGPESLYFFKTGMEPHIGEVSYFKVMSGCVKPGDDLTNADRGSKERMGQIYACAGANRISVDELRAGDIGCTVKLKDVKTGNTLNGKDCDYTFDFIKYPNSKYSRAIKANSESDTEKMMAALMKMRQEDPTWVIEQSKELKQTIVHGQGEFHLRTLKWRMENNEKIQVTYEEPKIPYRETITKAARADYRHKKQSGGAGQFGEVHLIVEPYTEGMPDPTVYKFGGQEFKMNIKSKEEVDLEWGGKLVFLNSVVGGAIDTRFMPAILKGVMERMEQGPLTGSYARDVRVVVYDGKMHPVDSNELSFMLAARNAFSLAFKEAGPKILEPIYDLEVLVPADYMGDVMSDLQGRRAIIMGMDSEAGYQKLSAKIPLKELASYSISLSSLTGGRASFNTKFASYELVPNDIQQTLIKEHEAELAEED; encoded by the coding sequence ATGAAAGTCTATCAGACAAACGAGATTAAGAACATTGCACTCATTGGCAGTGCGGGTAGCGGCAAGACCACACTTGCCGAGAGTATGCTATTTGAAGCGGGAATCATCAAGCGCCGTGGAAGCGTGGAGCAGAAAAACACTGTCAGCGACTACTTCCCCGTGGAGCAGGAGTATGGTTACTCGGTATTCCCGACAGTTTTCCATGTGGAATGGAATAATAAGAAGCTGAACATCATCGACTGTCCGGGTTCGGACGACTTCGTCGGCGGTGCCATCACGGCTTTGAACGTGACCGATCAGGCTCTGATTCTGGTCAATGGACAGTATGGTCCCGAAGTGGGCACGCAAAATGCTTTCCGCAACGCGGAGAAATTGCAGAAGCCGGTCATCTTCCTGATCAACCAACTGGACAAGGACAGCTGCGATTTCGACATGGTGCTGAACAACATGCGCGAGATTTATGGTCAGAAATGTGTGCCTGTGCAGTATCCGATAGCAACAGGTCCTGACTTCAATTCGCTGATTGACGTGCTCGTCATGAAGAAATATTCATGGAAGCCCGAAGGCGGCGCCCCGATTATCGAGGATATTCCAGCCGACCAAATGGACAAAGCGACCGAACTTCACAACGCCCTGATCGAGGCAGCAGCCGAGAACGACGAGGGGTTGATGGAGAAATTCTTTGCTGAAGAAGCCCTCACTGAGGACGAGATGCGCGAGGGAATCCGCAAAGGACTTATCACGCGTTCCATCTTCCCCGTGTTCTGCGTGTGTGCAGGGAAAGACATGGGTGTGCGCCGCTTGATGGAATTCTTGGGCAATGTGGTTCCTTTCGTGGAGGAAATGCCGAAAGTGAAGAATGCGGGTGGAGCGGAAATCGCCCCAGACGCAAACGGTCCGGAGTCGCTCTATTTCTTCAAGACAGGTATGGAGCCGCATATCGGTGAGGTGTCTTACTTCAAGGTGATGAGCGGTTGCGTGAAACCGGGCGACGACCTGACTAATGCCGACCGCGGTTCGAAAGAACGCATGGGACAAATCTACGCTTGTGCAGGTGCCAACCGCATTTCCGTAGATGAACTGCGTGCCGGCGACATCGGTTGTACGGTGAAACTGAAGGACGTGAAGACAGGCAACACGCTCAATGGAAAGGATTGCGACTATACATTCGACTTCATCAAATATCCGAACTCCAAGTATTCACGCGCTATCAAAGCCAACAGCGAGAGCGATACGGAAAAGATGATGGCTGCCCTCATGAAGATGCGTCAGGAAGACCCGACATGGGTTATCGAGCAGTCAAAGGAACTCAAGCAGACCATCGTCCACGGACAGGGAGAGTTCCACCTCCGCACCCTGAAGTGGCGCATGGAAAACAATGAGAAGATTCAGGTGACCTATGAAGAGCCGAAGATTCCGTATCGTGAGACCATCACAAAGGCTGCACGCGCCGACTATCGCCACAAGAAGCAGTCGGGTGGTGCCGGACAGTTCGGTGAGGTGCATCTCATCGTAGAGCCCTACACAGAAGGAATGCCCGATCCTACCGTTTATAAGTTCGGCGGACAGGAATTCAAGATGAACATCAAGAGCAAGGAAGAAGTTGACCTCGAATGGGGTGGCAAGCTCGTGTTCCTGAACTCTGTGGTGGGTGGTGCCATCGATACCCGCTTCATGCCTGCCATCCTGAAAGGTGTGATGGAACGCATGGAACAAGGACCGCTCACAGGTAGCTACGCCCGCGACGTGCGTGTCGTTGTCTATGACGGAAAGATGCACCCGGTAGATTCCAACGAACTTTCCTTCATGCTCGCAGCCCGTAATGCCTTCTCGCTGGCATTCAAAGAGGCAGGACCGAAGATTCTCGAGCCTATCTATGACCTTGAGGTGCTCGTACCAGCCGACTATATGGGTGACGTGATGAGCGACCTGCAGGGACGCCGTGCCATCATCATGGGTATGGACAGCGAGGCAGGATACCAGAAACTGTCGGCAAAGATTCCTCTCAAGGAACTTGCCAGCTATTCTATCTCGCTCAGCTCTCTGACCGGAGGACGCGCTTCGTTCAACACCAAGTTCGCAAGCTATGAACTGGTGCCGAACGATATCCAGCAGACACTCATCAAAGAGCACGAAGCAGAACTGGCGGAAGAAGATTAA
- the hemW gene encoding radical SAM family heme chaperone HemW has protein sequence MAGLYVHIPFCASRCIYCGFYSTTLPALITDYLSATGREMQLRKHYLDEPVSTIYLGGGTPSQLSPRQTEQIFCDIDRTWGLAHAEEVTMECNPDDVTEEYAAQVATLPINRISLGIQTFSDERLRFLHRRHDTRQARRAVELLRKAGFNNISIDLMFGFPGETLNEWRDDIRQALQLDVEHISAYSLMYEEETALFRMLETGKIDELDDEISKNMYELLVGELEQNGYEHYEISNFAKPARRSRHNSSYWKGIPYIGIGAAAHSYDRTSRQWNIADIQQYIRGINDGSCVFEREELDLRTRYNDMITTALRTCEGISMPLVRNDFGENYARYLLKSAEKSIAQHLLTLEDDHLRLTREGVFVSNDVMSDLIALTTP, from the coding sequence ATGGCAGGTCTTTACGTTCATATTCCATTTTGCGCGAGCCGTTGCATCTACTGCGGATTTTACTCTACGACCCTTCCGGCGCTCATCACCGACTATCTGTCGGCGACAGGCAGGGAGATGCAGCTGCGGAAACACTATCTGGACGAGCCCGTCAGCACCATCTATCTCGGCGGCGGCACCCCGTCGCAACTCTCTCCCCGCCAGACAGAACAAATCTTTTGCGACATTGACAGGACGTGGGGACTCGCTCATGCCGAAGAAGTCACGATGGAATGCAATCCCGACGACGTGACGGAAGAATACGCTGCGCAAGTGGCTACGCTCCCCATCAACAGAATCAGCCTCGGCATCCAGACGTTCTCCGATGAGCGTCTGCGCTTCCTGCACCGCCGCCACGACACACGACAGGCTCGACGCGCCGTTGAATTGCTCCGAAAGGCGGGCTTCAACAATATCAGCATCGACCTGATGTTCGGCTTTCCCGGCGAGACGCTGAATGAGTGGCGAGACGACATCCGGCAAGCGCTTCAGCTGGATGTGGAACATATCTCGGCATACAGTCTGATGTATGAAGAAGAGACCGCCCTGTTCCGCATGCTGGAAACGGGAAAGATTGACGAACTCGACGACGAGATTTCAAAAAACATGTATGAACTTCTGGTGGGAGAACTTGAACAAAACGGCTACGAACACTACGAAATCAGCAATTTTGCCAAGCCCGCGCGCCGCTCACGCCACAACAGCAGCTACTGGAAAGGCATCCCGTATATCGGCATCGGTGCCGCAGCACACTCTTACGACAGGACTTCACGCCAATGGAACATCGCCGACATACAACAATACATACGAGGCATCAACGACGGCTCGTGTGTCTTTGAGCGCGAAGAACTCGACCTCCGGACACGATACAACGACATGATTACCACCGCCCTCCGCACCTGCGAGGGAATCTCCATGCCCCTCGTGCGGAACGATTTCGGAGAAAACTATGCCCGCTACCTGCTGAAAAGTGCAGAGAAAAGCATCGCACAACACCTGCTGACACTGGAAGACGACCATCTCCGCCTGACTCGTGAAGGAGTGTTCGTCAGCAACGATGTCATGAGCGACCTCATTGCCCTCACGACACCCTGA
- a CDS encoding low molecular weight protein-tyrosine-phosphatase: MNNMEKRESECKGACEALLFICLGNICRSPAAEGVLKTMLEARGMSAQVRVDSAGIGSWHVGELPDARMRRHAQQRGYVLDSRARQFTEADFNRFDYIVVMDEENEREILSRASSEKERGQVLRICDFFVENKGRTSVPDPYYGDGSAFELALDLIEDGCRGLMASLFAGGRK, from the coding sequence ATGAATAACATGGAAAAGCGTGAGAGTGAGTGCAAGGGGGCGTGTGAAGCCCTGCTCTTTATTTGTCTGGGGAACATCTGCCGTTCGCCGGCGGCAGAAGGTGTACTGAAGACGATGCTCGAGGCACGCGGCATGTCGGCGCAGGTGCGGGTAGATTCTGCCGGCATCGGCTCCTGGCATGTGGGTGAGTTGCCCGATGCACGTATGCGTCGCCATGCTCAGCAGCGCGGATACGTGTTGGACAGCCGTGCGCGGCAGTTTACGGAGGCGGACTTCAATCGTTTCGACTATATCGTGGTGATGGATGAGGAGAATGAGCGGGAGATTCTCTCGCGCGCATCTTCCGAAAAGGAGCGTGGACAGGTGTTGCGCATATGTGACTTCTTTGTGGAGAACAAGGGGCGCACAAGCGTTCCCGACCCGTATTACGGGGACGGCAGTGCCTTCGAACTGGCGCTGGACCTGATTGAAGACGGATGCCGCGGACTGATGGCGTCGCTCTTTGCGGGTGGAAGGAAGTGA